A window of Mucilaginibacter sp. PAMC 26640 contains these coding sequences:
- a CDS encoding transposase: MLKGRKVLTLTSQTTKNSIITEAQIVKAIKEYEGGRELTDVCRELGVHKSTFYNWRKKYAGMDRQELKRLKELEDENRKLKHMYAELALDHIILKEVLSKMF, encoded by the coding sequence CTGCTTAAAGGACGAAAAGTCTTAACTTTAACCAGTCAAACGACGAAGAACTCGATTATTACCGAAGCACAGATTGTCAAGGCCATCAAAGAATATGAAGGTGGTCGTGAGCTAACCGATGTATGCCGTGAACTTGGCGTGCACAAATCCACCTTTTATAACTGGCGTAAAAAGTATGCCGGTATGGACAGGCAGGAGTTGAAGCGGCTGAAAGAGCTGGAGGATGAGAACCGCAAACTGAAGCATATGTATGCGGAGCTTGCCTTAGATCATATCATTTTAAAAGAGGTACTCTCAAAAATGTTCTAA
- a CDS encoding AraC family transcriptional regulator, with the protein MTNDTKDNRLESAMIYIRNLNNCPPSYLNDPGRKDFFEIVWLKNEDPLHALKTNDFEVKGDWIYLIPPYRVHQLNKAGKNGELISFKREILEEEDKEFLLDIFKIFNVQGEFSCLRLDKAAADDLSGVYNLLIGEYQKSSEDLIILKTLLKVFLLKLIKVKEEEFTTHDIQQKRVYEFLMLLEGNYLQVRNIDFYAGKLDISSKRLNQILKDKLGKTGTQIIHDRIILEAKRLIIHSEHTIKEIAYELGFSDRPYFSRFFKKQTAQTPDEFQKQAQNHLKLKSNTLI; encoded by the coding sequence ATGACAAATGATACGAAGGACAATCGCTTGGAAAGTGCGATGATCTACATCAGGAATTTGAATAATTGCCCGCCCAGTTATTTAAATGATCCTGGAAGAAAGGACTTCTTTGAGATCGTATGGTTAAAAAATGAAGATCCGCTGCACGCCCTGAAAACCAATGATTTTGAGGTTAAAGGAGACTGGATCTACCTGATCCCGCCGTACCGTGTTCACCAGTTGAACAAAGCCGGTAAAAACGGAGAATTGATCTCCTTTAAAAGAGAGATACTGGAAGAAGAGGACAAGGAATTTTTACTGGATATTTTCAAGATATTTAATGTGCAGGGCGAATTTTCCTGTCTGCGTTTGGACAAGGCTGCGGCAGATGATCTTAGCGGTGTTTATAATCTATTGATCGGCGAATACCAGAAGTCATCTGAAGACCTGATAATCTTGAAAACGTTGCTGAAAGTTTTTCTGTTAAAGCTGATCAAAGTTAAAGAGGAGGAGTTCACCACACATGACATTCAACAGAAAAGGGTGTACGAGTTCCTGATGCTGCTGGAAGGGAATTATCTGCAGGTTCGAAATATTGACTTCTATGCCGGCAAACTGGACATCAGTTCCAAGAGGCTGAATCAAATACTCAAAGACAAATTGGGCAAAACAGGTACACAGATCATTCATGACCGGATCATACTGGAGGCGAAGCGGCTGATCATCCATAGTGAGCACACCATTAAAGAGATAGCCTATGAACTTGGATTTTCTGACCGGCCTTATTTCAGCCGTTTTTTTAAGAAACAAACGGCCCAAACGCCGGACGAATTTCAGAAACAGGCGCAAAATCATTTAAAACTAAAATCTAATACGCTAATTTAA
- a CDS encoding cyclic nucleotide-binding protein codes for MAERKEVTARFTERSVKRRGYILQQGDVAKYFTFVVSGCFRQYVIDETGKEYNLQFAIEDDWITDLCSFYSETASNTYVEALEPSVILQIKHDDLIYLYTHYHKFDRNFRIIVEKKYIDLQNRVMQNISITAENRYSNFMARYPILANRLPNVHIASYLGITPEFLSKVRKKLARPA; via the coding sequence ATGGCTGAACGTAAAGAGGTAACAGCCCGGTTTACCGAACGCAGCGTCAAACGACGTGGTTATATTTTACAGCAGGGCGACGTAGCCAAATATTTCACCTTTGTGGTATCCGGATGTTTCAGGCAATACGTGATCGATGAGACGGGGAAAGAATACAACTTGCAATTTGCAATCGAGGATGATTGGATCACTGACCTGTGCAGTTTTTATTCAGAAACGGCAAGCAATACTTATGTAGAGGCGCTTGAGCCATCCGTCATTTTGCAAATCAAACATGATGATTTAATATATCTATACACCCATTACCATAAGTTTGACCGCAATTTTCGGATTATTGTCGAAAAGAAATACATCGATCTTCAAAACCGTGTAATGCAGAATATTAGTATTACCGCCGAAAACCGGTATTCAAACTTTATGGCCCGTTACCCAATTCTGGCCAACCGTTTACCTAATGTTCACATTGCCTCGTACCTGGGTATAACGCCGGAATTCCTGAGCAAGGTTCGGAAGAAACTGGCGCGCCCGGCCTGA
- a CDS encoding alpha/beta hydrolase, translating to MLLNTKSGFLLIVISLIFSLGIDAQDLKHLRGFMQAGPTPVNAIPYGNNPKAGHYLNTGNARIYYEVYGKGKPFVILHGGVFGSTYEMGRFIDSLSKNYQVIAVSTRGHGKSEMGTTEPTYEQKANDVNAIVSTVTKDSAIVLGFSDGGYTGYYFAGLYPEKVKKLITIGAGEWLKGSRSFNITRKDAFSLDSLYWKQQLALSPHPEKFDEWLVSINQYYNTVNVSKEVFGKVRCPVLLMAGELDQNAVLKTVIAAYYMFPKVQLAIIPNAPHPAFLVNFPAVWADIVPFMRQ from the coding sequence ATGTTATTAAATACAAAATCAGGCTTTCTGCTGATAGTTATATCTTTAATATTTTCGTTGGGTATTGATGCTCAGGATCTAAAGCACCTGAGGGGCTTTATGCAGGCCGGTCCGACTCCTGTTAATGCTATTCCTTATGGCAACAATCCGAAGGCTGGCCACTACCTGAATACCGGCAACGCACGGATTTACTATGAAGTGTATGGCAAGGGTAAGCCCTTTGTTATTCTACATGGTGGAGTTTTCGGGTCTACTTATGAAATGGGAAGATTCATTGATAGTCTTTCCAAAAACTATCAGGTCATAGCGGTCTCTACCCGGGGCCATGGCAAATCAGAAATGGGAACTACAGAACCTACCTATGAGCAAAAGGCCAATGACGTAAACGCTATTGTAAGCACCGTGACCAAAGACAGTGCGATAGTTTTAGGGTTCAGTGATGGTGGTTATACAGGTTATTATTTTGCCGGTCTTTACCCCGAAAAGGTAAAGAAACTGATCACCATCGGCGCAGGAGAATGGCTAAAGGGATCGCGGTCATTTAACATCACCCGCAAAGATGCGTTTTCACTGGATAGTTTGTATTGGAAACAGCAGCTTGCCTTAAGTCCCCATCCGGAAAAATTTGATGAGTGGCTGGTGTCGATCAATCAATATTACAATACAGTCAATGTCAGTAAAGAAGTGTTTGGTAAAGTTCGTTGCCCGGTATTGCTGATGGCAGGTGAGCTTGATCAGAATGCAGTGCTGAAAACAGTAATCGCAGCATACTACATGTTTCCGAAAGTACAGTTGGCTATTATACCCAATGCCCCACATCCGGCATTCCTGGTCAATTTTCCGGCAGTTTGGGCAGATATAGTTCCTTTTATGCGGCAATAA
- a CDS encoding NADPH:quinone reductase — MRAALIYEPGGPENFILEEIHIPRPKDGWVLIKVKAFGLNRSELMTRKGYSPDVVFPRVLGIECVGEVADDPSGAFKPGQKVAAFMGGMGRNFNGSYAEYALLPNFLLTSFESQLSWEQLGAMPEMFQTVYGSLHLSLKIQPGETILLRGGTSSIGMLATQLAKNSGLTVIATTRNPDKKQTLLKNGAEQVLIDDGNLTAQINALFPEGVNKVLELVGTSTLKDSLSCAAPGGLVCMTGMLAEQWSFNEFAPMEYIPATVGLTVYDSGQIRVDAQSFQQFINDVEAENVKLPIGRTFHLSEIAAAHQLMDSNAAGGKIVMLT; from the coding sequence ATGAGAGCAGCATTGATTTATGAGCCGGGAGGTCCCGAAAATTTTATTTTGGAGGAGATCCATATACCAAGGCCGAAAGATGGTTGGGTATTGATTAAAGTTAAAGCTTTTGGCCTCAACAGGTCGGAACTGATGACCCGGAAGGGTTACTCTCCTGACGTCGTTTTTCCGCGGGTGCTCGGTATCGAATGTGTTGGCGAAGTGGCTGATGATCCTTCCGGAGCGTTTAAACCGGGACAAAAAGTAGCCGCCTTTATGGGTGGTATGGGAAGAAATTTCAACGGCAGCTATGCGGAGTATGCCTTATTACCTAATTTCCTGCTTACTTCCTTTGAAAGCCAACTTTCCTGGGAGCAATTGGGTGCCATGCCCGAAATGTTTCAAACAGTATATGGTTCATTGCATTTGTCCCTGAAGATTCAGCCGGGAGAAACGATCCTGCTCCGTGGCGGTACATCTTCTATAGGTATGCTGGCAACGCAACTTGCTAAGAACAGCGGCCTGACGGTAATCGCGACTACACGGAACCCGGACAAAAAGCAAACACTGCTGAAAAACGGCGCAGAGCAGGTTTTGATCGATGATGGTAATCTGACCGCTCAAATAAACGCCCTCTTTCCTGAGGGTGTAAATAAAGTATTGGAATTGGTAGGTACTTCGACGCTTAAAGACTCCCTCAGCTGCGCTGCTCCTGGTGGTCTTGTGTGTATGACGGGAATGTTGGCAGAGCAATGGTCATTTAACGAATTCGCCCCAATGGAATACATCCCCGCTACCGTCGGCCTGACCGTTTATGACAGCGGACAGATCCGAGTTGATGCACAAAGCTTCCAGCAGTTTATTAATGATGTTGAAGCGGAAAACGTCAAACTTCCAATTGGGCGCACATTTCATCTTTCTGAAATAGCAGCTGCACACCAGTTAATGGATAGTAATGCCGCTGGGGGCAAAATCGTCATGCTCACTTAA
- a CDS encoding short-chain dehydrogenase — protein sequence MNDLKEKVVFITGAGGGIGKAIASAFAGEGAKVVVGDIKQEFVAGTVKILEEQGADVLGVTVDVTNYDSVKAALKEVVETFGTLDIAVNNAGVVGIGSIEEITPEEWDRVLGVNAKGIFVCTKAELEILKPKQSGAIINTASIAGKMGMAHLSHYVASKFAVIGFTNSIAKEVALDGITVNAICPGIVGTGMWRGEGGVADRWKLEGETEEQSWERNKKAIIPQGVDQTPEDIAEAVVFIARSPRITGQAIAVDGGITM from the coding sequence ATGAATGACTTAAAAGAAAAAGTAGTTTTTATCACCGGAGCTGGTGGTGGAATTGGAAAAGCGATCGCTTCCGCGTTCGCCGGAGAAGGCGCTAAAGTTGTTGTTGGTGATATTAAGCAGGAATTCGTTGCCGGAACAGTTAAAATATTGGAGGAGCAGGGTGCTGACGTGTTAGGCGTAACCGTAGATGTTACCAATTATGACTCGGTGAAAGCAGCACTAAAGGAAGTAGTGGAAACATTCGGAACGCTGGATATCGCGGTTAACAATGCCGGCGTGGTTGGTATCGGCAGTATCGAAGAAATTACACCTGAAGAATGGGACCGCGTATTAGGCGTTAACGCTAAAGGTATATTTGTGTGCACAAAGGCAGAACTTGAAATATTAAAACCAAAGCAATCCGGCGCCATTATCAATACGGCTTCCATTGCCGGAAAAATGGGTATGGCTCATCTTTCTCATTACGTGGCCTCCAAATTTGCGGTCATTGGATTTACCAATAGCATTGCAAAAGAAGTGGCACTAGACGGCATCACTGTCAATGCGATATGTCCGGGCATCGTTGGTACAGGCATGTGGCGCGGAGAAGGCGGCGTAGCTGACCGCTGGAAGCTGGAAGGGGAGACTGAAGAGCAATCGTGGGAAAGGAATAAGAAAGCAATCATTCCCCAGGGGGTTGACCAAACACCGGAAGATATCGCGGAAGCGGTTGTCTTTATCGCCAGATCACCAAGAATTACCGGCCAGGCTATTGCCGTGGATGGCGGCATTACGATGTAA
- a CDS encoding NADH dehydrogenase — protein sequence MTPYGNNIVIIGGGFAGINVAQNLLNKVKDLHITLVDRNNYNFFPPLLYQVATGFLDVSNISYPYRKLFRNHPNFTFRMGELLEIKPEENLVVLSSGELRYSKLILATGTASNFFGNENVRKHALPMKTVADALLLKNTLLTRLEEATLSNNPTEQKKLTSVVIAGGGPTGVEIAGMLSELKQNVFKKDYPELAGLPFDIYVLDGLPTLLAPMTPKSQEYALKSLESMGAIITLNQLVKDYDGESVLLGDGSRIETKTLIWTAGVTGQIFAGIPAEFYGRGKRLLVDACNRVKGTTNIFAIGDSCLLTLDKGFPNGHPQLAQVAIQQGKNLAYNIHAELTGHPLKPFRYYDKGSMAIIGRNKAVTDLPKPILHFQGFFAWLMWLFVHLLSLVNFRNKIKTLFSWSAAYISKDQYLRMIVRPAIKEHELPNAEAK from the coding sequence ATGACACCATATGGAAATAATATCGTCATTATCGGCGGAGGGTTCGCCGGAATAAATGTCGCTCAAAACCTTTTGAACAAAGTTAAAGACTTGCACATTACCTTGGTAGACCGAAATAATTATAACTTCTTTCCTCCCCTACTGTACCAGGTAGCGACAGGCTTTTTAGACGTTTCTAATATCAGCTACCCTTACCGGAAATTATTCAGGAATCATCCTAATTTCACCTTCCGAATGGGCGAGCTGCTGGAGATCAAACCTGAAGAAAACCTGGTGGTCTTATCTTCAGGGGAACTGCGGTATTCCAAACTCATTTTAGCCACCGGAACGGCAAGTAATTTTTTCGGAAACGAAAACGTCCGGAAACATGCCCTTCCCATGAAAACCGTTGCCGATGCACTGTTGTTAAAAAACACGCTTCTTACCAGACTCGAAGAGGCTACACTTAGCAACAATCCGACTGAGCAAAAAAAACTCACTAGTGTCGTCATTGCAGGAGGCGGCCCTACTGGCGTAGAAATAGCAGGAATGCTTTCGGAACTTAAGCAAAACGTTTTCAAAAAGGATTATCCTGAACTGGCAGGATTGCCGTTTGATATATATGTGCTGGACGGCTTGCCGACGCTATTGGCCCCAATGACCCCAAAATCACAAGAGTATGCGCTAAAATCGCTTGAGTCTATGGGTGCCATCATTACCTTAAATCAATTAGTAAAAGACTATGACGGCGAAAGTGTGTTGCTTGGCGACGGTTCACGGATCGAAACCAAAACCTTGATCTGGACCGCCGGGGTAACCGGCCAGATCTTTGCAGGTATACCGGCTGAGTTTTATGGACGCGGTAAACGGCTGCTGGTGGACGCTTGTAATAGAGTAAAAGGCACAACCAACATTTTCGCGATCGGAGACAGCTGCCTGTTAACTCTGGATAAAGGTTTCCCCAACGGCCATCCACAGCTGGCACAGGTAGCCATACAGCAGGGAAAAAACCTTGCCTATAACATTCATGCAGAATTGACCGGACACCCCTTAAAGCCATTCCGATATTATGATAAAGGATCAATGGCAATAATTGGCAGGAACAAAGCAGTAACCGATCTTCCTAAACCAATTCTTCATTTCCAGGGATTCTTTGCCTGGTTGATGTGGCTGTTCGTCCACTTGCTTTCGCTTGTCAATTTCAGGAATAAAATAAAAACACTGTTCAGCTGGAGCGCAGCTTACATTTCGAAGGATCAATACCTAAGGATGATTGTCCGGCCGGCTATTAAAGAACATGAGCTCCCGAATGCCGAAGCTAAATAA
- a CDS encoding 3-methyl-2-oxobutanoate hydroxymethyltransferase, with amino-acid sequence MMSVQTAFPKITSKVLQDMKTNDEKICMLTAYDFSMARIFDEAGVDVLLVGDSAANVMAGYDTTLPITLDHMIYHTQSVARAVKRAMIITDLPFGTYQGDSKQALSSGVRLMKEAGAHALKLEGGKEIIDSVSRLIQAGIPVMGHLGLTPQSIYKFGSYAVRAKEEDEANMLLDNAKALQEAGCFALVLEKIPATLGKTVAESLQIPVIGIGAGKHVDGQVLVMHDLLGISKDFAPRFLRRYLDLYSQITNATNAYVSDVKSRKFPSDKEQY; translated from the coding sequence ATGATGTCCGTACAAACCGCATTTCCAAAAATCACCAGCAAAGTTTTGCAGGATATGAAAACCAACGATGAGAAAATCTGTATGCTCACCGCTTACGATTTTTCCATGGCCCGGATATTCGATGAGGCAGGAGTTGATGTGCTGCTGGTGGGCGATTCTGCTGCGAATGTCATGGCAGGCTACGACACAACCCTGCCGATCACCCTTGACCATATGATTTACCATACGCAAAGCGTAGCAAGAGCGGTTAAAAGGGCGATGATCATCACAGATCTCCCCTTCGGCACCTATCAGGGCGACAGTAAGCAAGCGCTTAGTTCAGGGGTAAGACTGATGAAAGAAGCCGGAGCACATGCGCTAAAACTGGAGGGCGGAAAAGAAATTATAGATTCGGTTAGCAGGCTGATCCAGGCAGGTATCCCAGTTATGGGACACCTGGGGCTGACCCCTCAATCTATTTACAAGTTTGGAAGCTATGCTGTTCGGGCAAAAGAGGAGGACGAGGCAAATATGTTATTAGATAATGCAAAGGCATTGCAGGAGGCCGGTTGTTTTGCTCTCGTGTTAGAGAAAATTCCGGCAACCCTTGGAAAAACAGTTGCGGAGTCGCTTCAAATACCTGTAATCGGCATTGGTGCGGGCAAACATGTGGACGGACAGGTGCTGGTGATGCACGATTTGTTAGGCATTTCCAAGGATTTTGCTCCCCGGTTCCTGCGCAGATATTTGGATCTGTATAGCCAGATCACCAACGCGACTAATGCCTATGTCTCAGATGTCAAGTCGCGAAAATTTCCCAGTGATAAGGAACAATATTAA
- a CDS encoding AraC family transcriptional regulator translates to MFTLLEEIKTFSLSRHSRLFSVADNSKEYLFISAASHPYPEEPYRAESYAMAYLTEGSIYLQAGLNSFEIEAPSLITLGPSVIRSFRKRSNQLRMDIIFFKDTFLLEQYADRLFLNKYDFFENNDLHVLAIGDAYQIKFSKIFEIIKSSQATANYHQAEIIRNYIFALIYEIDAYHRQHTAGVHSSLTGYTLFAKFKQLLNRNYMHERKLEFYANHLHVQPKSLSAAVKKHTGKSAGKWIDETIALEAKVLLQNKSLTVSQISNMLNFSDQSVFGKFFRANTGLSPVAYRKRFL, encoded by the coding sequence ATTTTCACGCTATTGGAAGAAATCAAAACATTTTCGCTTTCCAGGCATAGCCGCCTTTTTTCTGTTGCAGATAACAGCAAAGAATACTTGTTCATATCCGCGGCAAGCCATCCTTATCCGGAAGAACCATACCGGGCGGAGAGTTACGCCATGGCTTATCTTACTGAGGGAAGTATTTATCTGCAAGCAGGTCTTAACAGTTTTGAGATCGAAGCACCCTCTCTTATCACCCTTGGTCCGTCAGTGATCCGCAGTTTCCGTAAAAGAAGTAACCAACTGAGGATGGATATCATTTTTTTTAAAGACACCTTTTTACTGGAACAATATGCTGACCGGCTTTTCCTTAACAAGTATGATTTTTTTGAAAATAATGATCTCCACGTATTGGCTATTGGGGATGCCTATCAGATCAAATTCAGCAAGATCTTTGAGATTATCAAATCAAGCCAAGCTACAGCCAATTATCATCAGGCCGAGATTATACGAAATTATATCTTCGCGTTGATTTACGAAATCGATGCCTATCACAGACAGCATACAGCGGGAGTTCATTCTTCACTGACCGGCTATACGCTTTTTGCAAAATTCAAACAACTGCTCAACCGCAATTACATGCACGAGCGCAAATTGGAGTTTTATGCTAACCATCTGCATGTCCAACCCAAGTCTCTTTCAGCTGCTGTCAAAAAACACACCGGAAAATCTGCCGGTAAATGGATCGATGAAACGATTGCGTTGGAAGCTAAAGTGCTCTTACAGAACAAATCGCTTACCGTTTCTCAGATCAGCAACATGTTGAACTTTTCAGATCAGTCCGTTTTCGGTAAGTTTTTCAGGGCCAACACCGGCCTTTCCCCGGTAGCTTATCGGAAAAGGTTCCTTTAA
- a CDS encoding transporter: MSKCCFYAKNPCLSVAILLVVIWTGHSERLFAQVNGPASFNVSLSEAIQFAKSQNKWVQAARIEESATGEDRKDAYRAALPTVNMSGSYQRFSDLTLFTEGLSHSTTGPRKPTPNAAAFGVDALFNIYSGGRQRAFQKEQTSRLDLAKLNAEDQSGNIALQTAGQYLDLVRLADLKKYIQDQLKRAQTRLKNINALYKNQKVTKSDVLRAEVMLSNVELSLQQTDNDISIANQKLDVLMNVPDSVSLNPTDSAAMPKPRPDSLLQLIERAGISSISVRKAGENVEIQRARVSGIQSANLPSLAFYTAYGLNYPNYLFFPSVNQAYAVGFVGLKAQYSISSLYHNRSKVAAGKLRVKELELQQQATADNITTDVKSYYIKYIEALNRIAVNQRSVEQSQVNYRIVTTKYFNQLALLTDLLDADNLLQESRFNLIRAQTDALTIYYHLLYTSGNL; this comes from the coding sequence ATGTCTAAGTGCTGCTTCTATGCTAAAAACCCCTGCCTGTCTGTGGCTATACTGTTAGTTGTTATATGGACTGGGCATTCAGAGCGCCTGTTTGCCCAGGTAAACGGTCCGGCTAGTTTCAACGTTTCTTTATCTGAAGCAATTCAGTTTGCTAAAAGCCAGAACAAATGGGTTCAGGCAGCCCGGATCGAAGAAAGCGCTACCGGTGAAGACCGAAAAGACGCTTACCGGGCGGCACTCCCAACGGTCAATATGAGCGGATCTTATCAGCGTTTTTCTGACCTTACTTTATTTACCGAAGGTCTTAGTCATTCCACAACCGGCCCGCGGAAACCAACTCCAAATGCTGCTGCCTTTGGGGTGGATGCCTTATTTAATATTTACAGTGGCGGACGTCAGCGGGCCTTCCAAAAAGAACAAACTTCGCGGCTGGACCTCGCAAAACTAAATGCCGAGGACCAGTCAGGAAACATCGCGCTGCAAACTGCAGGTCAATACCTTGATCTGGTCAGGCTTGCTGACTTGAAAAAATACATTCAGGATCAGTTAAAGAGAGCGCAAACCCGCCTCAAAAACATCAACGCACTGTACAAAAATCAAAAGGTTACCAAAAGTGATGTATTACGCGCTGAGGTTATGCTTTCTAACGTTGAACTTTCCCTGCAGCAAACCGATAACGATATCAGTATAGCTAATCAAAAGCTGGACGTACTGATGAATGTGCCGGACAGCGTTAGTTTAAATCCTACCGATTCTGCCGCCATGCCAAAGCCAAGGCCTGATTCCCTGCTCCAACTGATCGAACGGGCCGGTATATCTTCTATCAGCGTACGTAAAGCAGGGGAGAATGTGGAAATACAACGTGCGCGGGTGAGTGGTATTCAAAGTGCCAATTTGCCATCCTTAGCTTTTTATACCGCTTACGGCTTAAATTACCCGAATTATCTGTTTTTCCCTTCCGTGAACCAGGCGTATGCCGTTGGCTTTGTAGGTCTCAAAGCACAGTACAGCATTTCCTCACTTTATCACAATAGAAGCAAAGTAGCTGCCGGTAAGCTTAGGGTCAAAGAACTGGAACTGCAGCAGCAGGCAACCGCAGATAATATCACCACCGATGTCAAATCTTACTACATTAAATATATAGAGGCACTGAACCGGATCGCTGTTAATCAGCGTTCTGTGGAACAATCGCAGGTCAATTACCGCATCGTTACCACCAAATATTTCAACCAATTGGCTCTGCTCACGGACCTTCTGGATGCAGATAACCTGCTTCAGGAATCAAGGTTCAACCTGATCAGAGCTCAAACTGATGCACTCACCATTTACTATCACCTCTTATACACCAGTGGTAACTTGTAA
- a CDS encoding secretion protein HlyD, which translates to MKKENQKIHPGNIVITIIAVIVVLTGIFYLIQYWGFSRHYEETNDAQVDSYINPVSARAGGYIEQVKFEEHQLVKRGDTLVILDDREYKAQLEAAEAAMDDARAQLTVLSAGIHSSELGTDVNKDQIRGAQARYVQQQQDIRRYKNLVKEEAATGSDLEQVQARYDVAASDYSAAQNSLRTNQARVNELKTHFALLKADIKRKQAAMDLARLNLSYTIIRAPYSGRLGRKNILEGQQIQPGQPLVSIINENQKWITANYKETQVEGMYVGQPVDIRVDAIGGKVFKGRIEAIAGSTGSRFSLLPADNSTGNFVKIIQRVPVKIVFDAKDTDQFIPGMNVTVSVKKKTS; encoded by the coding sequence ATGAAAAAAGAAAATCAAAAGATCCACCCGGGAAATATTGTCATCACGATCATCGCTGTAATTGTTGTTCTGACCGGCATATTTTACCTCATTCAATATTGGGGTTTTAGCCGGCATTACGAAGAAACCAATGATGCCCAGGTGGATTCCTATATCAACCCGGTATCTGCACGGGCAGGGGGATACATCGAACAGGTTAAGTTCGAAGAGCATCAACTGGTGAAACGCGGTGACACGCTGGTCATTTTGGATGACCGGGAATATAAAGCGCAGTTGGAAGCTGCCGAAGCGGCTATGGACGACGCGCGTGCGCAACTTACCGTACTGTCTGCCGGAATCCATTCATCCGAATTAGGAACTGATGTCAATAAGGACCAGATCAGGGGAGCCCAGGCCAGATACGTGCAACAGCAACAGGATATCAGGCGTTATAAAAATCTGGTCAAAGAAGAAGCCGCTACAGGTTCCGATCTGGAACAGGTACAGGCGCGATACGATGTAGCCGCCAGCGATTACAGCGCTGCGCAGAATAGTCTAAGAACCAATCAGGCACGGGTCAATGAGCTAAAAACACATTTCGCGCTGCTTAAAGCGGATATCAAACGCAAGCAGGCTGCAATGGATCTGGCCAGGCTGAATTTATCTTATACGATCATCAGAGCACCTTATTCGGGAAGGTTAGGACGGAAAAATATCCTGGAAGGCCAGCAGATCCAGCCGGGGCAGCCATTAGTCAGCATCATCAATGAAAATCAGAAATGGATTACCGCAAACTATAAAGAAACGCAGGTCGAGGGCATGTATGTCGGTCAGCCGGTCGACATCAGGGTTGACGCCATAGGCGGCAAAGTATTTAAAGGCCGGATCGAAGCGATAGCCGGCTCGACAGGCTCCCGGTTCTCCCTTTTACCGGCGGATAATTCGACCGGGAATTTTGTTAAGATCATTCAGCGGGTGCCCGTAAAGATTGTCTTTGATGCAAAAGACACTGATCAGTTTATACCCGGAATGAATGTGACCGTATCTGTTAAAAAGAAAACATCATGA